A genomic stretch from Desulfovibrio sp. includes:
- the rplO gene encoding 50S ribosomal protein L15: protein MQLHELYPFPEERKDRKRIGRGRATGQGCTSGKGNKGQNSRAGVSSRPWFEGGQMPLARRLPKRGFKNPFKVSYSPVNLARLLEAFPETTEITLDAIYDRGLVARGSLVKVLGNGDLAKAITVEAHKFSASALEKISKAGGSAKSLETVTEG from the coding sequence ATGCAACTCCATGAGCTTTATCCCTTCCCCGAGGAACGCAAGGATCGCAAGCGCATCGGCCGCGGCCGCGCTACCGGTCAGGGTTGCACCTCCGGCAAGGGCAACAAGGGTCAGAATTCTCGCGCTGGTGTCAGCTCCAGGCCTTGGTTCGAGGGCGGTCAGATGCCCTTGGCCCGCCGCCTGCCCAAGCGTGGGTTCAAGAATCCGTTCAAGGTTTCCTACTCGCCGGTGAATCTGGCCAGGCTTCTTGAAGCCTTCCCCGAGACCACCGAGATCACCCTGGATGCCATCTATGACCGCGGCCTCGTGGCCCGTGGCTCCCTGGTGAAGGTGCTTGGCAACGGCGATCTCGCCAAGGCCATCACCGTCGAGGCTCACAAGTTCAGTGCCTCCGCCCTGGAAAAGATTTCCAAGGCCGGCGGCAGCGCCAAGTCCCTGGAAACCGTGACGGAAGGCTAA
- the rpmD gene encoding 50S ribosomal protein L30, translating into MSGQQVTVKLVKSKIGCNPKQRATLEALGLKRIRQEKTLEDTPTVRGMIFKVSHLIEVK; encoded by the coding sequence ATGAGCGGGCAGCAAGTGACCGTGAAGCTCGTAAAGAGCAAGATTGGCTGCAATCCCAAGCAGCGTGCCACTCTCGAGGCTCTTGGCCTCAAGAGGATCCGTCAGGAGAAGACCCTGGAGGACACCCCCACGGTAAGGGGCATGATCTTCAAGGTTTCTCACCTTATTGAGGTGAAATAA
- the rpsE gene encoding 30S ribosomal protein S5 — MEQSELTQIEKIVSLNRVAKVVKGGRRFSFSALVVVGDGKGSVGFGLGKANEVPEAIRKASEQAKKSMIKVPLLDGTLPYQVMGRFGAGRVVLIPASKGTGIIAGGPVRAVMEAAGVHDILTKAIGTNNPHNVLRAAVAGLASLRSADQVSDLRGKTLETPRK, encoded by the coding sequence ATGGAACAGTCTGAACTGACTCAAATCGAAAAGATCGTATCGCTCAACCGCGTGGCCAAGGTCGTTAAGGGCGGCCGCCGGTTCAGCTTCAGCGCTCTGGTTGTCGTAGGCGATGGCAAGGGATCCGTGGGCTTCGGCCTGGGCAAGGCCAACGAGGTTCCCGAGGCCATCCGCAAGGCTTCCGAACAGGCCAAAAAGTCCATGATCAAGGTGCCCCTTTTGGACGGCACCCTGCCGTACCAGGTCATGGGGCGCTTCGGCGCCGGCCGCGTGGTCCTCATTCCGGCCTCCAAGGGCACCGGCATCATCGCCGGCGGTCCTGTGCGCGCCGTCATGGAGGCCGCCGGGGTGCACGACATCCTGACCAAGGCCATCGGCACCAACAACCCGCACAACGTGCTGAGGGCCGCCGTTGCCGGTCTGGCCTCTTTGCGCAGCGCGGACCAGGTCTCCGACCTTCGTGGCAAGACCCTGGAAACCCCGAGGAAGTAA
- a CDS encoding 50S ribosomal protein L18, which produces MKRTKQAARMSRKVRIRKKISGTSSRPRLVVYRSNLHVYAQIVNDENGQTLVASSSLALSKAGEALKPNKDTAAKVGRDVAAKAKEKAIESVVFDRNGYLYHGCVKALADGAREGGLHF; this is translated from the coding sequence ATGAAACGGACAAAGCAAGCAGCTCGCATGAGCCGCAAGGTGCGCATCCGCAAGAAGATCAGCGGCACCTCGTCGCGTCCCAGGCTGGTGGTGTACCGCTCCAACCTGCACGTGTACGCCCAGATCGTGAACGACGAGAACGGCCAGACCCTGGTTGCTTCTTCCTCTCTGGCCCTTTCGAAGGCCGGCGAGGCGCTCAAGCCCAACAAAGACACCGCCGCCAAGGTGGGCCGCGACGTGGCCGCCAAGGCCAAGGAAAAGGCCATCGAAAGCGTGGTCTTCGACCGCAACGGCTACCTCTATCACGGTTGCGTCAAGGCTCTGGCCGATGGCGCGCGTGAGGGCGGACTGCACTTCTAA
- the rplF gene encoding 50S ribosomal protein L6: protein MSRIGKQEIAIPSGVEVKVSADVVNVKGPKGALSTPTHPKIAYEIEGNILRVSRADDTRVARAQHGLRRTLLANCIEGVTKGFTKTLEIIGVGYKVQVAGKAVVLTVGFSHPVEFPLPAGVEAKAEGNKLIVSGIDKQLVGETAATIRRVRPPEPFKGKGIKYENEQIRRKAGKSGGKK, encoded by the coding sequence ATGTCCCGCATCGGCAAACAAGAAATCGCCATCCCGTCCGGAGTAGAAGTCAAAGTCTCCGCTGACGTGGTGAACGTCAAGGGCCCCAAGGGCGCGCTTTCCACGCCCACCCATCCCAAGATCGCATATGAGATCGAGGGCAACATCCTGCGCGTGAGCCGCGCCGACGACACACGCGTCGCACGCGCTCAGCACGGTCTGCGCCGCACCCTCCTGGCCAACTGCATCGAGGGCGTGACCAAAGGGTTCACCAAGACCCTGGAAATCATCGGCGTGGGCTACAAGGTTCAGGTCGCCGGCAAGGCCGTGGTCCTGACCGTGGGATTCTCCCACCCTGTGGAGTTCCCCCTGCCCGCTGGCGTTGAAGCCAAGGCCGAAGGCAACAAGCTGATCGTGTCTGGCATCGACAAGCAGCTCGTGGGTGAAACCGCGGCGACCATCCGCCGCGTGCGTCCCCCTGAGCCGTTCAAGGGCAAGGGCATCAAATACGAAAACGAGCAGATTCGCCGCAAGGCCGGCAAATCTGGCGGCAAGAAGTAA
- the rpsH gene encoding 30S ribosomal protein S8: MSVTDPIADMLARIRNAYHALHKKVAMPHSKMKESMAGILKDQGYIEEFAVDGRDLVITLKYAKGRPIIAGLKRVSKPGRRIYVGAHDIPRVQNGLGICILSTSHGIMDGFAAKSAKVGGELLCEVW, encoded by the coding sequence ATGTCTGTGACCGATCCAATCGCCGATATGCTGGCCCGCATCCGCAACGCGTACCACGCGCTGCACAAGAAGGTCGCCATGCCCCACTCCAAGATGAAGGAGTCCATGGCCGGGATTCTAAAGGATCAGGGCTACATTGAGGAATTCGCCGTTGACGGGCGCGATCTTGTGATTACGCTCAAGTACGCCAAGGGCCGCCCCATTATCGCTGGCCTTAAGCGTGTGAGCAAACCCGGACGCCGCATCTACGTTGGGGCTCATGACATCCCCCGCGTTCAGAACGGACTCGGCATCTGCATTCTCTCCACCTCGCATGGCATCATGGACGGCTTTGCCGCCAAGAGCGCCAAAGTGGGCGGCGAGCTGCTCTGCGAAGTCTGGTAA
- a CDS encoding type Z 30S ribosomal protein S14, producing the protein MARTALRVKARRTAKFSSRAYNRCPICGRARAFLRRYGICRICFRNMALAGELPGVRKSSW; encoded by the coding sequence GTGGCACGCACTGCTCTTAGGGTGAAAGCCCGGCGCACAGCCAAGTTTTCTTCCCGGGCCTACAATCGCTGCCCCATATGCGGCCGCGCCCGGGCGTTTTTGCGCAGGTATGGCATTTGCCGTATTTGCTTCCGCAACATGGCCCTGGCCGGCGAACTGCCCGGTGTCAGGAAATCGAGCTGGTAG
- the rplE gene encoding 50S ribosomal protein L5 encodes MTRLEQVYSEKVVPALQKEFGYKSPMQIPKFKFISLNIGLGEASQNSKLIDVAAAELTAIAGQKCVITRAKKSIAAFKLRENQPVGCRVTLRHDRMWDFYDKLVNFALPRVRDFRGVPDRGFDGRGNFTLGIKEHTIFPEINIDRVERVTGMNITIVTTAQTDKEGKVLLDLLGMPFRK; translated from the coding sequence ATGACTCGCCTCGAACAAGTATACTCCGAGAAGGTCGTTCCGGCCTTGCAAAAGGAGTTCGGGTACAAGTCGCCCATGCAGATTCCCAAGTTCAAGTTCATTTCTCTGAACATCGGACTTGGCGAAGCCTCGCAGAACTCTAAACTTATTGACGTCGCTGCTGCCGAGTTGACCGCCATCGCCGGCCAGAAGTGCGTCATCACCCGCGCCAAGAAATCCATCGCGGCCTTCAAGCTCCGCGAGAACCAGCCTGTCGGCTGCCGGGTGACGCTTCGCCACGACCGCATGTGGGACTTTTACGACAAGCTGGTCAATTTCGCCCTTCCACGCGTCCGCGACTTCCGCGGCGTCCCGGACAGGGGCTTCGATGGCCGGGGCAATTTCACCCTGGGCATCAAGGAACATACCATTTTTCCCGAGATCAACATCGACCGGGTCGAGCGCGTGACGGGAATGAATATCACTATTGTTACGACCGCCCAGACGGACAAAGAAGGCAAAGTTCTTCTCGATCTTCTCGGCATGCCCTTCAGAAAGTAG
- a CDS encoding 50S ribosomal protein L24 — MKTYRIRKDDKVMVIAGKDKGKIGKVLKILPKVDRILVEKVNMVKRHRKGNPYAGQAGGIEEKEAPLALSNVALMCDACAKPTRVGYKYTEDGKKLRFCKKCNEVIS; from the coding sequence ATGAAAACGTATCGTATCCGCAAGGACGACAAGGTGATGGTCATCGCGGGCAAGGACAAGGGCAAGATCGGCAAGGTCTTGAAGATCCTTCCCAAGGTCGACCGGATCCTGGTGGAAAAGGTGAACATGGTGAAGCGTCACCGCAAGGGCAACCCCTATGCCGGCCAGGCCGGCGGGATCGAGGAGAAGGAAGCCCCTCTGGCTCTCTCCAATGTTGCCCTCATGTGTGATGCTTGCGCCAAGCCCACCCGCGTGGGTTACAAGTACACCGAGGACGGCAAGAAGCTTCGCTTCTGCAAAAAGTGCAACGAAGTAATCAGCTAA
- the rplN gene encoding 50S ribosomal protein L14, translated as MIQVESVLDVADNSGAKKVACIKVLGGSRRRYASVGDIIVVSVKEAMPHSKVKKGQVMKAVIVRTKKEVGRPDGTYIKFDNNSAVLLSAQLEPVGTRIFGPVARELRLKNFMKIVSLAPEVL; from the coding sequence ATGATCCAGGTAGAATCCGTCCTCGACGTCGCCGACAACTCCGGAGCCAAGAAGGTCGCCTGCATCAAGGTGCTGGGAGGATCCCGGCGCCGTTATGCCTCGGTTGGCGACATCATCGTGGTCTCCGTGAAGGAAGCCATGCCCCATTCCAAGGTGAAGAAGGGCCAGGTGATGAAGGCCGTTATCGTGCGTACCAAGAAAGAAGTCGGACGCCCCGACGGCACGTACATCAAGTTCGACAACAACTCGGCCGTGCTCCTTTCGGCTCAGCTCGAGCCGGTGGGCACCCGTATCTTCGGCCCCGTTGCCCGCGAGCTTCGTCTGAAGAACTTCATGAAGATCGTCTCGCTGGCCCCTGAGGTCCTGTAG
- the rpsQ gene encoding 30S ribosomal protein S17: MEEHKSNRRMLTGIVVSDKCDKTIVVRVETLVKHPLVKKYIRRRKKFMAHDPMNECGMGDKVQIIEHRPLSARKRWHLVKIMEKAK; the protein is encoded by the coding sequence ATGGAAGAGCACAAAAGCAACCGCCGGATGCTGACCGGCATCGTGGTCTCCGACAAATGCGACAAGACCATTGTCGTGCGCGTTGAGACCCTGGTCAAGCACCCCCTGGTGAAGAAGTACATCCGCCGCCGCAAGAAGTTCATGGCCCACGACCCGATGAACGAGTGCGGCATGGGCGACAAGGTGCAGATCATCGAGCACCGCCCGCTGTCAGCCCGCAAGCGCTGGCATCTGGTGAAGATCATGGAGAAGGCGAAATGA
- the rpmC gene encoding 50S ribosomal protein L29, translating into MTSKELRELDEVKLAEKLSQSEEELFKLRFQHATAQLEKTHRLCELKKDVARIKTVMTQKKSGR; encoded by the coding sequence TTGACCTCCAAGGAACTTCGCGAACTGGATGAAGTTAAGCTTGCCGAGAAGCTCTCCCAATCCGAGGAGGAGCTCTTCAAGCTTCGCTTCCAGCACGCCACGGCGCAACTGGAAAAGACCCATCGTCTCTGCGAGCTCAAAAAAGACGTTGCCCGCATCAAGACGGTGATGACCCAAAAGAAAAGCGGCAGGTAG
- the rplP gene encoding 50S ribosomal protein L16, translating into MLAPNRTKFRKRQKGRLRGPATGGAEISFGEVGIKALEHGKLSSQQIEAARVAIMRHIKRGGKVWIRIFPDFPVTAKPAEVRMGSGKGAPVGWCAPVKPGRVLYEVKGVEMEVMIEALKRAQHKLPIKTKIVTKEFA; encoded by the coding sequence ATGCTAGCCCCCAACAGAACCAAATTCCGTAAACGCCAGAAGGGCCGTTTGCGCGGACCCGCCACTGGCGGAGCCGAGATATCCTTCGGCGAAGTGGGCATCAAGGCCCTGGAGCACGGCAAGCTGTCCAGCCAGCAGATTGAAGCCGCCCGCGTGGCCATCATGCGCCACATCAAGCGCGGCGGTAAGGTCTGGATCCGCATCTTCCCGGACTTCCCGGTTACGGCCAAGCCCGCTGAAGTGCGCATGGGTTCCGGCAAAGGCGCTCCCGTCGGTTGGTGCGCTCCTGTGAAGCCCGGCCGTGTGCTTTATGAGGTCAAGGGTGTGGAGATGGAAGTTATGATCGAAGCGCTCAAGCGCGCCCAGCACAAGCTGCCGATCAAAACCAAGATCGTCACCAAGGAGTTCGCCTAG
- the rpsC gene encoding 30S ribosomal protein S3, producing the protein MGQKVHPYGFRLGYNKNWISRWFAKKDYPAFVFEDNKIRKYVKSSLFHAGISRIEIERAGGKIKLIIHTARPGIVIGRKGTEIEKVRGELKKRFGREFAVEVNEIRRPETDAQLVAENIALQLERRVAFRRAMKRTVGLARKFGAEGIKVFCAGRLAGAEIARSEWYRDGRVPLHTLRADIDYGLATAKTTYGVIGVKVWIFKGEILDSEVEQ; encoded by the coding sequence ATGGGTCAGAAAGTTCACCCGTACGGCTTCCGTCTGGGCTACAACAAGAACTGGATTTCCCGCTGGTTCGCGAAGAAGGACTATCCTGCCTTCGTCTTCGAGGACAACAAGATTCGCAAGTATGTGAAGTCTTCCTTGTTCCATGCGGGCATTTCCCGGATCGAGATTGAACGCGCCGGCGGCAAGATCAAGCTGATCATCCACACTGCGCGCCCGGGCATCGTCATCGGCCGCAAGGGCACCGAGATCGAGAAGGTCCGCGGCGAGCTCAAGAAGCGCTTCGGTCGCGAGTTTGCCGTCGAGGTCAACGAGATCCGCCGTCCCGAAACGGATGCTCAGCTTGTTGCTGAGAACATCGCACTGCAGCTTGAACGCCGTGTTGCCTTCCGCCGCGCCATGAAGCGCACGGTGGGCTTGGCCCGCAAGTTTGGTGCCGAGGGCATCAAGGTCTTCTGCGCCGGCCGCCTGGCCGGAGCCGAGATCGCCCGTTCCGAGTGGTACCGCGACGGCCGCGTGCCGTTGCACACCCTGCGCGCCGACATCGACTACGGCTTGGCCACGGCCAAGACCACCTACGGTGTCATTGGCGTGAAGGTGTGGATCTTCAAGGGCGAGATTTTGGATAGTGAGGTCGAACAATAA
- the rplV gene encoding 50S ribosomal protein L22 — translation MEAKAIAKYIRVSPQKARLVANTIKGRGVEEAMNILKFTPKKAAEIIGKVLHSALSNAEQLSADVDTLKVKDVIVNQGPTWKRIMPRSMGRANRILKRTSHITVVVEEEKE, via the coding sequence ATGGAAGCCAAAGCTATAGCCAAATACATCCGGGTCTCCCCGCAGAAAGCCCGCCTGGTGGCCAACACCATCAAGGGCAGGGGCGTTGAGGAAGCCATGAACATCCTCAAGTTCACGCCCAAGAAGGCCGCCGAGATCATCGGAAAGGTTCTGCACTCGGCCCTGTCCAACGCCGAACAGCTGTCCGCTGACGTGGACACGCTCAAGGTCAAGGACGTCATTGTGAACCAAGGCCCCACCTGGAAGCGCATCATGCCGCGTTCCATGGGACGGGCCAACCGCATCCTCAAGCGCACCAGCCACATCACCGTGGTGGTCGAGGAAGAGAAGGAGTAG
- the rpsS gene encoding 30S ribosomal protein S19, whose product MPRSLKKGPFLDDHLVAKVEKAAETQDRRVIKTWSRRSTILPEMVGLTFAVHNGRKFIPVFVSENMVGHKLGEFSPTRTFHGHAADKKSAKGKK is encoded by the coding sequence ATGCCCCGTTCGCTCAAAAAAGGCCCATTCCTGGACGACCACCTTGTCGCCAAGGTGGAGAAGGCCGCCGAGACCCAGGATCGTCGCGTGATCAAGACGTGGTCCCGCCGTTCCACCATCCTTCCCGAGATGGTTGGCCTCACCTTCGCCGTGCACAATGGCCGCAAGTTCATCCCGGTCTTCGTTTCCGAAAACATGGTCGGGCACAAGCTGGGCGAGTTTTCGCCCACCCGTACCTTCCACGGCCACGCCGCGGACAAGAAGTCCGCGAAGGGCAAGAAGTAA
- the rplB gene encoding 50S ribosomal protein L2 — protein MAVRTLKPTSAGRRFQTVSDFAEITKATPERSLTEGLNKKSGRNNQGRITSRRRGAGNKHRYRLIDFRRDKFDIPAKVASIEYDPNRSARIALLNYADGEKRYILAPVGINVGDTLVAGEAVDIKAGNALPMHKVPVGTLLHNIEMTPGRGGQMCRAAGTYAQLIAKEGKYALLRLPSGEVRNVLAACIATVGQVGNVTHEKVSIGKAGRNRWLGKRPKVRGVAMNPVDHPLGGGEGKSSGGRHPVSPWGKPAKGQKTRNRKKASSRLIVKRRGEK, from the coding sequence ATGGCTGTCCGCACTCTTAAACCTACCTCGGCTGGGCGCCGCTTCCAGACGGTCTCCGACTTCGCGGAGATCACAAAGGCCACGCCTGAGCGTTCCCTGACCGAGGGCCTGAACAAGAAGTCCGGCCGCAACAACCAGGGCCGCATCACTTCGCGTCGCCGCGGCGCCGGGAACAAGCACCGGTACCGTCTGATCGATTTTCGCCGCGACAAGTTCGACATCCCGGCCAAGGTTGCTTCCATTGAGTACGATCCCAACCGCTCCGCCCGCATAGCTCTTCTTAACTATGCTGATGGCGAGAAGCGTTACATTCTCGCGCCGGTTGGAATAAATGTCGGTGACACCCTGGTCGCTGGCGAGGCCGTGGACATCAAGGCGGGCAATGCCCTGCCCATGCACAAGGTCCCCGTCGGCACCCTGCTGCACAATATTGAGATGACTCCGGGCCGCGGTGGCCAGATGTGCCGCGCCGCGGGCACCTATGCTCAGCTCATCGCCAAGGAAGGCAAGTACGCCCTGCTGCGTCTGCCCTCCGGCGAGGTGCGCAACGTCCTGGCCGCGTGCATCGCCACGGTGGGTCAGGTCGGCAACGTTACCCATGAGAAGGTGTCCATCGGCAAGGCCGGCCGTAACCGCTGGCTTGGCAAGCGCCCCAAGGTTCGCGGCGTCGCCATGAACCCCGTCGACCATCCGTTGGGCGGCGGTGAAGGCAAGAGCTCCGGCGGACGCCACCCCGTGTCCCCCTGGGGCAAGCCGGCCAAGGGTCAGAAGACCAGAAATCGCAAGAAGGCCTCGTCGCGGCTCATCGTTAAACGCCGCGGCGAGAAGTAG
- the rplW gene encoding 50S ribosomal protein L23, protein MSYAKILLKPLVSEKATKAKEDANQVIFYVAPLANKIEIKAAVEEAFKVKVTEVNVVRRRPLKRTRNGRAASHVPGYKKAYVTLAEGEKIEFFEGV, encoded by the coding sequence ATGAGCTACGCAAAAATACTTTTAAAGCCCCTGGTCTCTGAGAAAGCCACCAAGGCCAAGGAAGACGCCAACCAGGTGATCTTCTACGTGGCCCCCCTGGCCAACAAGATCGAGATCAAGGCCGCTGTCGAGGAAGCCTTCAAGGTGAAGGTCACCGAGGTCAATGTGGTGCGCCGCCGTCCGCTCAAGCGGACCCGCAACGGCCGCGCCGCCAGCCACGTGCCCGGCTACAAGAAGGCCTACGTGACTCTGGCCGAGGGCGAAAAGATCGAATTCTTCGAGGGAGTCTAA
- the rplD gene encoding 50S ribosomal protein L4, with the protein MATVKVFDQMNKEVGSMDLAPEVFEVAVRPEILHLVIRSQLAAKRAGTHKVKTRSFVSGSGSKPWRQKGTGRARSGAKRSPIWRGGAIAHGPQPRSYEFKVNKKIKALALKMALSSKVAGESLIVVDKLELPEIKTKLFTGVAGSLGLKKALIVLGDSNNNVELSARNLPGIKVVRQDMLNVYDLLKHPQLVMVQGAAQAVQERLK; encoded by the coding sequence ATGGCCACCGTGAAAGTTTTTGATCAGATGAACAAGGAAGTGGGCTCCATGGATTTGGCTCCCGAGGTGTTCGAGGTGGCTGTCCGCCCCGAGATCCTTCACCTCGTGATCCGCTCCCAGCTGGCCGCCAAGCGCGCCGGCACCCACAAGGTCAAAACCCGCTCCTTCGTGTCTGGCTCGGGCTCCAAGCCCTGGCGGCAGAAGGGAACCGGCCGCGCCCGCTCCGGTGCCAAGCGCTCCCCCATCTGGAGGGGCGGTGCCATCGCGCACGGACCGCAGCCGCGCAGCTACGAATTCAAGGTCAACAAGAAGATCAAGGCCCTTGCTCTCAAGATGGCCCTGTCTTCCAAGGTGGCTGGCGAGTCCCTCATTGTCGTGGACAAGCTGGAGCTGCCCGAGATCAAGACCAAGCTCTTCACCGGAGTCGCCGGCAGCCTGGGATTGAAAAAAGCCTTGATCGTTCTGGGTGATTCCAATAACAATGTCGAGCTCTCCGCCAGGAACCTCCCGGGCATCAAAGTCGTTCGTCAAGACATGCTGAACGTATACGATTTGCTGAAGCATCCTCAGTTGGTGATGGTGCAAGGCGCTGCCCAGGCCGTTCAGGAAAGGTTGAAATAG